Proteins found in one Brachyspira murdochii DSM 12563 genomic segment:
- a CDS encoding ankyrin repeat domain-containing protein yields the protein MKVIMLLFLMFVLSCSQNSNINTDRNTQTDEDAVIDDNIVHDMSLEEALAEYDERPCIDIIKNLISSGNINNTLTETTNIVNTEDTEYDLSVTFDEGTTALMIASYYGYADLVNALIQNNADVNLKNKRNYTALLYATDIWARQGIGIYDSNYNVVELLVMNDADINAVNNYGWSPLFFAADNSNSDIVAFLSDNGANINLVSDEGITPLLIANDVESVKILSKTTNINKANASGVTPLIAFSGREISIEAISILLENGADVNKIDKDGETALSTAIENSNFEAALLLINNNANPNLAKKKAKELAGIARELGDEEVASILDKY from the coding sequence ATGAAAGTTATCATGCTATTATTTTTGATGTTTGTACTGTCATGCTCACAAAATTCTAATATTAACACTGATAGAAATACGCAGACTGATGAAGATGCTGTTATAGATGATAATATAGTTCATGATATGTCTTTAGAAGAGGCTTTAGCTGAGTATGATGAGAGACCTTGCATTGACATAATAAAAAATTTGATTTCTTCCGGTAATATTAATAATACTCTTACAGAAACTACAAATATAGTAAATACAGAAGATACAGAATATGATCTTAGCGTTACTTTTGATGAGGGTACTACAGCTTTAATGATAGCTTCTTACTATGGATATGCTGATTTGGTAAATGCTCTTATACAAAATAATGCTGATGTAAATTTAAAAAATAAAAGAAATTATACGGCACTTTTATATGCTACGGATATATGGGCTAGACAGGGTATTGGAATATATGACAGTAATTATAATGTTGTTGAGCTTTTAGTAATGAATGATGCTGATATTAATGCTGTTAATAATTATGGCTGGAGTCCTTTATTTTTTGCTGCTGACAATTCTAATTCTGATATAGTTGCGTTTTTATCAGATAATGGGGCTAATATTAATTTGGTATCTGATGAGGGAATAACTCCTCTTTTAATAGCTAATGATGTTGAAAGTGTGAAAATTTTATCTAAAACTACTAATATAAATAAAGCTAATGCATCAGGGGTAACTCCGTTAATAGCTTTTTCAGGACGCGAGATATCAATAGAAGCTATTAGTATTTTGCTTGAAAATGGTGCTGATGTTAATAAAATAGATAAAGACGGAGAGACTGCCCTTTCTACCGCTATAGAAAATAGTAATTTTGAGGCGGCTTTGCTTCTTATTAATAATAATGCTAATCCTAATTTGGCTAAGAAAAAAGCTAAAGAACTTGCGGGTATTGCAAGAGAGTTAGGTGATGAAGAGGTGGCTTCTATATTGGATAAATATTAA
- a CDS encoding potassium channel family protein: MLQYAVIGVGTLGKALINRLMTKPSIEVFAIDNDINEIEAIKNNVTQAMRLDSTQKEALEAIEINKFDAVILTIGEDMMTSILTALLLKELNVKNIIARYSNEKHKAILSMIGITHLVSPEESMGIHIAEQLEVGDTVLLYDLTEYHSIVEFPVHGGLAGKNFKELDLRKKYKINVVAIKKETVGILGEKKVVVDCTPDPDEPMVEGDILIIAGHDKDIEKMNKKMSE, encoded by the coding sequence ATGCTGCAGTATGCCGTTATAGGTGTAGGAACTTTAGGTAAGGCTTTGATTAACAGGCTTATGACAAAACCTTCCATTGAAGTATTTGCTATAGATAATGATATTAACGAAATAGAAGCTATAAAAAATAATGTAACTCAGGCTATGAGACTAGATTCTACTCAGAAAGAGGCATTAGAGGCTATTGAAATTAATAAATTTGATGCTGTTATACTTACGATAGGTGAAGATATGATGACAAGCATATTAACTGCTTTGCTTTTAAAAGAACTTAATGTTAAAAATATTATAGCCAGATACTCAAATGAAAAGCATAAGGCAATACTAAGTATGATAGGCATAACGCATTTGGTAAGCCCTGAAGAATCTATGGGTATACATATAGCAGAGCAGCTTGAAGTAGGCGATACTGTTTTGCTTTATGATTTAACAGAATATCATTCTATAGTGGAGTTTCCTGTTCATGGAGGATTGGCTGGAAAGAATTTTAAAGAGCTTGATCTTAGAAAGAAATATAAAATTAATGTTGTAGCAATAAAAAAAGAGACGGTTGGTATATTGGGGGAAAAAAAGGTTGTTGTAGACTGTACTCCAGATCCTGATGAGCCTATGGTAGAAGGCGATATATTAATTATTGCAGGGCATGATAAAGATATAGAAAAAATGAATAAAAAGATGTCTGAATAA
- a CDS encoding DUF2905 domain-containing protein — MNTQFAKIFIVIGIIFVVIGVLFLLNIKIPFGKLPGDIVIKKENFTFAFPLMTSIIASIVLSFIMWLISKS; from the coding sequence ATGAATACTCAGTTTGCTAAGATTTTTATAGTTATAGGAATAATATTTGTAGTTATAGGCGTACTTTTTTTGCTTAATATAAAAATTCCTTTCGGTAAACTTCCCGGTGATATAGTAATAAAAAAAGAGAATTTTACTTTTGCATTTCCTCTTATGACAAGTATTATAGCTAGTATTGTGCTTTCTTTTATAATGTGGCTCATTTCTAAATCCTGA
- a CDS encoding phospho-sugar mutase, whose protein sequence is MEQEVKARIDSWLNGPYDEETKKEIKALLDSGNEKELTDAFYRDLEFGTGGLRGIMGVGTNRMNKYTVGVATQGLANYILKQGGSDYKVAIGYDSRNNSDVFSKAAAEILSSNGIKVYLYDDIHPISLLSYAVRSLDCIAGIVVTASHNPKEYNGYKVYWTDGAQVIPPHDKNIIDEVLKVKPEEVKMGDASKITIIGKDIEDKYMNDLMGYLVNPDIIKKHHDIKIVYTPIHGSGYKMVPMALRKAGFTNLTTLEGAQPPNGNFPTVESPNPENPEALQIAVNKAKEIGAELVMGTDPDCDRMGCALLTKDGSYMYLTGNQIGSIMAYYLITNKKNIKNPYIVKTIVTTELARAIADANNVKIYDVLTGFKWIADVIERDKEGTYLFGFEESFGYCINSNVRDKDGVSSCLMLAEVLAYCKDNNITLADYLESIYEKYGYFYEETISITKKGADGAKAIADLMTYYRNNLPKEISGVQVETISDYEKKEVYDNTGKKIKDITLPKSNVLQYILADKTKITIRPSGTEPKIKFYFEVCVKESKDKRLNIAREKVANFKKFIKE, encoded by the coding sequence ATGGAACAAGAAGTAAAAGCAAGAATTGATTCATGGCTTAATGGTCCTTATGATGAAGAAACAAAGAAAGAAATTAAAGCATTATTAGATTCAGGAAATGAAAAAGAATTAACCGATGCATTTTACCGAGATTTAGAGTTTGGTACTGGCGGACTTAGGGGAATAATGGGAGTTGGTACTAACAGAATGAATAAATATACTGTAGGAGTTGCCACTCAGGGACTTGCTAATTATATATTAAAGCAAGGAGGAAGCGATTATAAAGTTGCCATAGGATATGACTCAAGAAATAATTCTGATGTATTTTCAAAAGCTGCTGCTGAGATACTTTCTTCAAACGGAATAAAAGTTTATTTATATGATGATATTCACCCTATTTCGCTTCTTTCTTATGCTGTAAGAAGTTTAGACTGCATTGCTGGAATAGTTGTTACTGCAAGTCATAACCCTAAAGAATATAACGGATATAAAGTTTATTGGACTGACGGAGCTCAGGTTATACCGCCTCATGATAAAAATATAATAGATGAAGTGTTAAAAGTTAAGCCGGAAGAAGTAAAAATGGGAGACGCTTCAAAAATTACTATAATAGGAAAGGATATTGAAGATAAATACATGAATGATTTGATGGGGTATTTAGTTAATCCGGATATCATCAAAAAACATCATGATATAAAAATAGTTTATACTCCTATTCATGGTTCTGGATACAAAATGGTTCCTATGGCATTAAGAAAAGCAGGATTCACAAATCTGACAACATTAGAAGGTGCTCAGCCTCCTAATGGAAATTTCCCTACAGTTGAATCTCCTAACCCAGAAAATCCTGAAGCATTGCAGATAGCTGTTAATAAAGCAAAAGAAATAGGTGCTGAACTTGTTATGGGTACTGATCCAGACTGCGACAGAATGGGATGTGCTCTGCTTACTAAAGACGGAAGTTATATGTATCTTACTGGTAATCAAATAGGATCCATAATGGCATACTACCTCATTACAAACAAAAAAAATATTAAAAATCCATATATAGTAAAAACAATAGTAACTACTGAACTAGCTAGGGCTATTGCTGATGCTAATAATGTTAAGATTTATGATGTGCTTACTGGCTTTAAATGGATTGCTGATGTTATAGAAAGAGATAAAGAAGGAACATATTTATTCGGATTTGAAGAGAGTTTCGGTTACTGTATAAATTCAAATGTACGCGATAAAGACGGTGTTAGTTCTTGTTTGATGCTTGCTGAAGTACTTGCTTACTGTAAAGATAATAACATTACTTTAGCTGATTATTTAGAAAGTATTTATGAAAAATATGGATACTTCTATGAAGAGACTATATCAATTACAAAAAAAGGTGCTGACGGAGCTAAAGCTATAGCTGATTTAATGACTTACTACAGAAACAATTTACCTAAAGAAATTTCAGGCGTTCAAGTAGAGACTATAAGCGACTATGAGAAAAAAGAAGTTTATGATAATACAGGTAAAAAAATAAAAGATATTACTCTGCCAAAATCTAATGTTCTTCAATACATACTCGCAGATAAAACAAAAATTACTATAAGACCTTCTGGTACTGAGCCTAAAATAAAATTCTATTTTGAAGTTTGCGTAAAAGAAAGTAAAGATAAGAGACTTAATATAGCAAGAGAAAAAGTAGCTAATTTCAAAAAGTTTATCAAAGAATAA
- the recG gene encoding ATP-dependent DNA helicase RecG, translating to MQKSDYSKEIFTKSIKFSKGVGPKYAEILAKKGIITLYDLIAFFPRDYDDRRKTLKLHEALENKEKTSVVYVEVLDISSFNFQYKNKPLVIVTDGAAICEVPIYGGRLPAGVAKGAKLYLTGKFVRGNRGKLQCRMTEFEKPSSNALSYGKIVPIYPLTEGLSQKKLRTLIVDELEVFEKNMKYDIPNMIKKKYRLKSFVSSIIEMHFPTSFEALDEARESLIFEEFLTFQYIHLSERRPNILIKDERYNSSTMLEKVKSALPFELTEDQLNAIEEIKNDLFSKKQMFRLLQGDVGAGKTIVAFLTALIPAESGFQTAFLAPTEILALQHYNTFKKLIKLAGLEDTIKIDILTSSVSQSERGYLLKRLREGKSNILVGTHSIIYDEVIFKNLSYAIVDEQQRFGVAQRNKLLSKGKNVDYLLMTATPIPQSLALTLFGELDLSIIKTLPSSRKGVLTKYKELYERDHCYKFLKNRISKGEQGYVVFPLIENNDSSFITLSSEFQRAKETYFSDTQIEIIHGKMKDEEKEYIMNRFASGEIKVLFSTTVIEVGIDNPNATTILIEGAERFGLSQLHQLRGRVGRGDKLGYCYLILHSELNDIIKERINIICETTDGFKISEKDLELRGAGEFLGDKQSGLPDFKLGNIIKDKEIMRKAKDEMRSLLKDEISKETFYRENEAFILKANYLKSRIVKDE from the coding sequence TTGCAAAAAAGCGATTACAGCAAAGAAATTTTTACTAAAAGCATTAAATTTTCAAAAGGTGTAGGTCCTAAATACGCAGAAATATTGGCAAAAAAAGGAATAATAACACTATATGATTTAATAGCTTTTTTTCCAAGAGACTATGATGACAGAAGAAAAACTCTGAAACTTCATGAAGCATTAGAAAATAAAGAAAAAACTTCTGTTGTATATGTAGAAGTTCTTGATATATCCTCTTTTAATTTTCAGTATAAAAATAAGCCTTTAGTTATAGTTACCGATGGGGCTGCAATATGCGAAGTACCTATTTACGGCGGAAGACTTCCTGCAGGAGTTGCTAAAGGTGCTAAATTATATTTAACTGGAAAGTTTGTAAGAGGAAACAGGGGGAAACTTCAATGCAGAATGACTGAGTTTGAAAAGCCTTCTTCAAATGCATTATCATACGGAAAGATAGTTCCAATATACCCTCTTACTGAAGGGCTTTCGCAAAAAAAATTAAGAACTTTGATTGTAGATGAGCTTGAAGTATTTGAAAAGAACATGAAGTATGATATTCCAAACATGATAAAAAAAAAATACAGGCTTAAAAGTTTTGTTTCCTCCATTATAGAGATGCATTTTCCTACATCATTTGAAGCTCTTGATGAGGCTAGAGAGAGTTTAATTTTTGAAGAGTTTTTAACTTTTCAGTATATACATTTAAGTGAGAGAAGACCTAATATTTTAATAAAAGATGAAAGATATAATTCTTCAACTATGCTTGAAAAAGTAAAATCTGCTCTTCCTTTTGAACTTACTGAAGATCAATTAAATGCTATAGAAGAAATAAAAAACGATTTATTTTCCAAAAAGCAAATGTTCAGGCTTCTTCAAGGAGATGTTGGAGCTGGCAAAACTATAGTGGCATTTTTAACTGCATTAATACCAGCAGAATCTGGATTTCAGACAGCATTTTTAGCACCTACTGAAATATTAGCATTGCAGCATTATAATACTTTTAAGAAACTTATTAAATTGGCAGGACTTGAAGATACTATTAAAATAGATATACTAACATCTTCTGTAAGTCAAAGTGAAAGAGGATATTTATTAAAAAGACTTAGAGAAGGTAAAAGCAATATATTAGTAGGAACGCATTCTATTATATATGATGAAGTAATATTTAAAAATCTTTCTTATGCAATAGTAGACGAACAGCAGAGATTTGGAGTTGCCCAAAGAAATAAATTATTATCAAAGGGTAAAAATGTTGATTATCTTCTTATGACTGCCACTCCTATTCCTCAGTCACTTGCATTAACATTATTTGGAGAATTAGATCTGTCTATTATAAAAACTCTTCCTAGTTCAAGAAAAGGTGTGCTTACTAAGTATAAAGAGCTTTATGAAAGAGATCATTGCTACAAATTCTTAAAAAACAGAATATCAAAAGGAGAACAGGGATATGTTGTTTTTCCTCTAATAGAAAATAATGATTCTAGTTTTATTACTCTTTCAAGCGAGTTTCAGAGGGCAAAAGAAACATACTTCTCAGATACCCAAATAGAAATAATACATGGAAAAATGAAAGATGAAGAGAAAGAATATATAATGAATAGATTTGCAAGCGGTGAAATAAAAGTGCTATTTTCAACTACTGTAATAGAAGTGGGTATTGATAACCCAAATGCTACAACAATACTTATAGAAGGTGCAGAGCGTTTTGGTTTATCTCAGCTTCACCAATTACGCGGACGAGTGGGAAGAGGCGACAAATTAGGATATTGCTATCTTATACTTCACAGCGAGCTTAATGACATTATAAAAGAGAGAATTAATATAATATGCGAAACTACTGACGGATTTAAAATATCAGAAAAAGATTTGGAATTGAGAGGGGCTGGAGAGTTTTTAGGAGATAAGCAAAGCGGACTTCCAGATTTTAAACTTGGAAACATAATAAAAGATAAAGAGATAATGCGTAAGGCTAAAGATGAAATGCGTTCTTTACTTAAAGACGAAATATCAAAAGAAACTTTTTATAGAGAAAATGAAGCATTTATATTGAAAGCTAATTATCTAAAATCAAGAATAGTGAAAGATGAATAA
- a CDS encoding YkvA family protein, whose product MSDMKNKAKELWDKFSLDITLDKLKSIFAKSKEILNLSSSAHLSKFLDKIQLMIDMIGDYINGNYKNIPWKTIASIAGALIYIIMPIDAIPDIIPIAGLLDDAFIIGLCLKYFSEDLNKYKAWKYGEDNTDTSEIIENKADENNSATEVEYKIIDDNDK is encoded by the coding sequence ATGAGTGATATGAAAAATAAAGCAAAAGAATTATGGGATAAATTCTCATTAGACATTACATTAGATAAACTTAAATCTATATTTGCTAAATCAAAAGAAATACTAAATCTCTCATCATCAGCACATCTTTCTAAATTTTTAGATAAAATACAATTAATGATAGATATGATAGGAGATTACATTAACGGAAACTATAAAAATATACCTTGGAAAACTATTGCTTCAATAGCAGGAGCTTTGATATATATTATAATGCCAATAGATGCAATACCTGATATTATACCTATAGCTGGATTGCTGGACGATGCTTTTATAATAGGACTATGCTTAAAATATTTCTCTGAAGATTTAAATAAATACAAAGCTTGGAAATACGGCGAAGATAATACTGATACATCTGAAATTATAGAAAATAAAGCAGATGAAAATAATTCGGCTACTGAAGTAGAATATAAAATAATCGATGATAATGATAAATAA
- a CDS encoding PilZ domain-containing protein, whose translation MDKEQAKGVIIENDPSILNKYKTAFNDKISISSFTDTNSSLAYIIENNLNIYFYIIRYNESEKDSIKFFTDKIRKINPQIRLVLTDISDDFNAENYPNALTFPKNTDISTIVHAITTEISNNAEDTSKRRRQYSRVNWPLNVIIAYKDKIRGTIDRNILSISGNGAYISSDTNIPDKGDMLGLTISFKDFKLFTEAKVVWINNDNQKPDLPKGFAVQFIDIGMASQKIIDQIIRDKLLQEILVEFKDENFSS comes from the coding sequence ATGGATAAAGAACAAGCAAAAGGCGTTATAATAGAAAATGATCCTTCTATCTTAAATAAATACAAAACAGCTTTTAATGATAAAATTAGTATAAGCAGTTTTACAGATACTAATTCATCTTTAGCATACATTATAGAAAATAATTTGAATATATACTTTTATATAATTAGATATAATGAATCAGAAAAGGATAGTATTAAATTTTTTACTGATAAAATAAGAAAGATAAATCCGCAAATAAGATTAGTACTTACTGATATATCTGATGACTTTAATGCTGAAAACTACCCTAATGCCTTGACTTTCCCTAAAAATACTGATATAAGTACAATAGTACATGCTATTACCACTGAAATATCTAATAATGCAGAAGATACTTCCAAAAGAAGAAGGCAATATTCAAGAGTAAATTGGCCTTTAAATGTTATTATAGCTTATAAAGATAAAATTAGAGGTACAATAGATAGAAATATACTTTCTATAAGCGGTAATGGTGCTTATATATCTTCTGATACTAATATACCAGATAAAGGTGATATGCTTGGTCTTACAATATCTTTCAAAGATTTTAAACTCTTTACTGAAGCTAAGGTAGTTTGGATTAATAATGATAATCAAAAACCTGATTTGCCTAAAGGTTTTGCTGTGCAGTTTATTGATATAGGTATGGCTTCACAAAAAATTATTGACCAAATTATCCGTGATAAACTATTACAGGAAATATTAGTAGAATTTAAAGATGAGAACTTCTCTTCATAA
- a CDS encoding 5-formyltetrahydrofolate cyclo-ligase, giving the protein MRTSLHNDSDIKEAKQLIRTSFKFIRNNLDASFIETKSNIIFKKFKNIVNISKFTSICVYIDFNHEVQTQKIIQYAMNNNIKVSVPFLVDAHNMKLKYISDYNKDINRNTRFGNGEPFEYCRDCSIDEVSMFIIPALAFDEKCNRLGFGNGYYDNILKINKNALRIGLAYDYQILPSIPKDDNDEILDIIISESKVITAIF; this is encoded by the coding sequence ATGAGAACTTCTCTTCATAATGATTCTGATATAAAAGAAGCTAAACAATTAATAAGAACTTCTTTTAAATTTATTAGAAATAATTTAGATGCCTCTTTTATAGAAACTAAAAGTAATATTATTTTTAAAAAGTTTAAAAATATAGTTAATATTAGTAAATTTACTTCTATATGTGTATATATTGACTTTAATCATGAAGTACAAACTCAAAAAATCATTCAGTATGCAATGAATAATAACATCAAAGTATCTGTTCCATTTCTAGTAGATGCTCATAATATGAAATTAAAATATATTAGTGATTATAATAAAGATATCAATAGAAATACTAGATTTGGTAATGGAGAACCTTTTGAATACTGCCGGGACTGCAGTATTGATGAGGTTTCTATGTTTATTATACCCGCACTAGCATTTGATGAGAAATGCAATAGGCTAGGATTTGGAAATGGATATTATGATAATATCTTGAAAATAAATAAAAATGCCCTCAGAATAGGTCTGGCTTATGATTATCAAATACTGCCATCTATACCAAAAGATGATAATGATGAAATATTGGATATTATTATAAGCGAAAGTAAAGTAATAACAGCTATTTTTTAA
- a CDS encoding chemotaxis protein CheW has translation MAEQLEQQPAESTESRADVEDSTNLVTFRLGSGEYAIDIMQAKEIIKMEKITLIPNAPDFVEGVINLRGNIIPIIDLKKRFHLEETEGDKNTGIIIVKIEDVDMGIIIDSISKVVSISNSDIQPPPPMLSGIGQKYIKGVGKLEDKLLVVLDLEKLFTTDEDDDSDEEEK, from the coding sequence ATGGCAGAACAGCTAGAGCAACAACCTGCAGAAAGTACAGAAAGCAGAGCTGATGTTGAAGATAGTACCAACCTTGTTACCTTTAGACTAGGCAGCGGCGAATATGCTATAGATATTATGCAGGCAAAAGAAATAATCAAAATGGAAAAGATTACTCTTATACCTAATGCCCCAGATTTTGTAGAAGGTGTAATAAATTTACGCGGAAATATTATACCTATCATAGATTTAAAGAAAAGATTTCATTTAGAAGAAACCGAAGGTGATAAAAATACTGGTATTATCATTGTAAAAATAGAAGATGTTGATATGGGTATTATTATAGACTCCATTTCTAAAGTAGTATCTATTTCTAATTCTGATATTCAGCCGCCTCCTCCTATGCTTTCCGGTATAGGTCAGAAATATATTAAAGGTGTAGGTAAATTAGAAGACAAATTGTTGGTTGTTCTTGATTTGGAAAAACTATTTACTACAGATGAAGATGATGATTCTGATGAGGAAGAGAAATAA
- a CDS encoding cation:proton antiporter: MLLSLALIFLCGMLLGKIFSSLKLPSLLGLIITGIILGPYCLNLLDSSILSISADLRELALIIILTRAGLNLNIEDLKKVGRPAILMCFLPASFEIIGMVLIAPRLFNITLFEAALMGSVVAAVSPAVLVPKMLKLIDERYGTNKSIPQLLMAGASVDDIFVIVLFASFTSLVKGGSVSVLNFMKIPTSIILGLLIGVIIALILTKLFSRFHIRDSAKVVIILSISFILVTIENSKFFNGIIGFSGLLAVMSVGAFLKTKRPELSKRLSLKYSKLWVAAEIILFVLVGAAVNIKYALNTGFTGILLIFAVLIFRMLGVLISLIKTNLNKKEKIFSMIAYCPKATVQAAIGSIPLSLGFSSGEIILTIAVLAILITAPLGAFAIEFFYKRLLEHE, translated from the coding sequence ATGCTTCTTAGTTTGGCATTAATATTTTTATGCGGAATGCTTTTAGGAAAAATATTTTCTTCATTAAAACTTCCATCTCTTTTAGGACTTATTATAACCGGAATTATATTAGGTCCATATTGTTTGAATTTATTAGATAGTTCAATACTTTCAATATCTGCCGATTTAAGAGAATTGGCTCTTATTATAATACTTACACGTGCTGGTCTTAATCTTAATATAGAAGATTTAAAAAAGGTAGGACGTCCTGCAATACTAATGTGTTTTCTCCCTGCAAGTTTTGAAATAATAGGAATGGTTTTAATAGCTCCGAGACTTTTTAATATTACTTTATTTGAAGCAGCTTTAATGGGTTCTGTTGTTGCTGCTGTTTCACCAGCTGTACTTGTTCCTAAAATGCTTAAACTTATTGATGAAAGATATGGCACTAATAAAAGTATACCGCAATTACTTATGGCTGGAGCTTCTGTTGATGATATATTTGTAATAGTGTTATTTGCTTCTTTTACTTCTTTAGTTAAAGGAGGAAGTGTTTCGGTACTTAATTTTATGAAAATACCTACTTCTATAATATTGGGGCTTTTAATAGGTGTTATAATAGCATTAATACTCACAAAACTTTTCTCACGCTTTCATATAAGAGACAGTGCCAAAGTGGTTATAATATTGTCCATATCATTTATACTTGTAACAATAGAAAACTCAAAATTTTTTAATGGTATTATAGGATTTTCTGGTCTTCTTGCTGTTATGAGTGTAGGAGCATTTTTAAAAACTAAAAGACCAGAATTATCAAAGAGGCTTTCTTTAAAATATTCCAAACTTTGGGTAGCTGCCGAAATTATACTTTTTGTACTTGTAGGTGCTGCTGTTAATATAAAATATGCTCTCAATACTGGATTTACTGGTATTTTACTCATATTTGCTGTATTAATCTTTAGAATGCTTGGAGTTTTAATTTCTCTAATAAAAACTAATCTAAATAAAAAAGAAAAAATATTTAGCATGATTGCCTACTGTCCGAAAGCAACTGTACAGGCTGCGATAGGCTCAATTCCTTTATCTTTAGGCTTTTCATCTGGCGAAATTATACTCACTATAGCTGTACTTGCAATACTTATAACTGCCCCTCTCGGAGCTTTTGCAATAGAGTTTTTTTATAAAAGATTATTAGAGCATGAATAG